From Paenibacillus sp. PvR098:
GAAGCGTCTCTTTCTTGACAATTAATGAATGATACCGGGTCGCGGTAAAAGGGGACGGTAGGCCTTGGAATACACCTTTTCCATCATGATATATGGCCGAGGTCTTGCCGTGCATTAGCCGTTCCGCGCGAATAACATCTCCGCCGAACACTTGTCCGATCGATTGGTGGCCGAGGCAAACACCCAATATAGGAATTGTTCCTTTGAAATGCTCGATCAGACTAAGACTGATCCCCGCTTCATTCGGTGTGCATGGCCCCGGGGAAATGAGAATATGATCCGGCTTCAACGCCTCAATGCCCGCAAGATCGATCTCGTCGTTGCGGCGCACTTCCACCTGTCCCCCCAGCTCACCTAAGTATTGAACCAGATTGTACGTAAACGAATCGTAATTATCGATTACCAATATCATGGATTTTCCCTCCCGTGGTACAATGGTTTCCGTTCGCTG
This genomic window contains:
- the pabA gene encoding aminodeoxychorismate/anthranilate synthase component II, which codes for MILVIDNYDSFTYNLVQYLGELGGQVEVRRNDEIDLAGIEALKPDHILISPGPCTPNEAGISLSLIEHFKGTIPILGVCLGHQSIGQVFGGDVIRAERLMHGKTSAIYHDGKGVFQGLPSPFTATRYHSLIVKKETLPDCLEISAHTAEGEIMGLRHKEYRIEGVQFHPESIVTDHGHQMLRNFLKETAVGQA